One stretch of Sulfuricystis multivorans DNA includes these proteins:
- a CDS encoding alpha/beta fold hydrolase, translating into MSTVVFVHGWGYDAHLWDEVRALLDPTLGIVTLDFGYFGAASPAPTLDEPVLAVGHSLGVLWWLAQSAIPWRRLLSINGFPRFTASADYPGVAPRLLCRMQQQFRKAPATVLADFHARCGGHAPFGLPNLARLAAGLDALGEWDGRARLASRRSDVVALAGTNDPIVPAAMSRMAFGTVEFIDTTGHLLPETHPEICARWIERLADA; encoded by the coding sequence GTGAGCACGGTCGTCTTCGTCCACGGCTGGGGCTACGATGCGCACCTGTGGGATGAGGTGCGCGCCTTGCTCGACCCGACGCTTGGCATCGTCACCCTCGATTTCGGCTACTTTGGTGCCGCCTCACCAGCGCCGACTCTCGATGAGCCCGTCCTCGCCGTCGGCCATTCGCTCGGCGTCTTGTGGTGGCTTGCGCAATCGGCCATTCCCTGGCGGCGCCTGCTGTCGATCAACGGCTTTCCGCGCTTCACCGCCAGCGCGGATTACCCAGGGGTTGCGCCGCGGCTGCTCTGTCGCATGCAGCAGCAGTTTCGGAAAGCGCCCGCGACGGTGCTCGCCGATTTTCATGCGCGCTGCGGCGGGCACGCGCCTTTTGGCTTGCCGAACCTCGCGCGCCTTGCGGCCGGGCTCGATGCGTTGGGCGAGTGGGATGGCCGTGCGCGGCTCGCCTCGCGCCGCAGCGATGTCGTCGCGCTGGCTGGAACGAACGATCCGATCGTCCCTGCTGCGATGAGTCGCATGGCCTTCGGGACGGTCGAATTCATCGATACCACGGGGCACCTGCTCCCCGAGACCCATCCGGAAATCTGCGCCCGCTGGATCGAAAGGCTCGCCGATGCGTGA
- a CDS encoding ISL3 family transposase gives MDHRTGRRGSVNRLLRRTVLDVPLGGHRCEIEIEYAETFLSPGHVRVEHLSFVAPKARVTKRYARLIAGMARHMPISTVARHTGLSWDSVKAIECAHLAETIPIPRPQTLTGIRYLGVYEVARAKGQSYFTLVYDLSPGTNSGRILWVKEGRESAVLIECLDALSQECAEGIQAVALDMGAAYIAAVRESLPGAAIVFDRFHVMQMFSKVIRDCRRAEFKAAKTLGDLTGQQTIKGSLWLLLSNRTTLKETDQGRLDQLLALNQPLASLYALKEQLQRLWQPNSTIAEMAQRLDDWCGMAKAAKITGLAAFVKTLQSHRTGICAYADHPITTSRLEAGNVSIALLRRRARGFRDMEYFKLKIFQLNTEDTSSFLYTKMPKTPCQTQIPTVGNP, from the coding sequence ATGGATCACCGCACTGGGCGGCGCGGTTCGGTCAATCGCCTGTTGCGGCGGACGGTGCTGGACGTGCCGCTGGGCGGGCACCGCTGCGAGATCGAGATCGAGTATGCCGAGACCTTCTTGTCGCCCGGCCACGTGCGTGTCGAGCATCTGTCGTTCGTGGCGCCCAAGGCGCGTGTGACGAAACGCTACGCCCGCCTGATTGCCGGCATGGCCCGGCACATGCCGATTTCGACGGTGGCGCGTCACACGGGCCTGTCGTGGGACTCGGTGAAAGCGATCGAATGCGCCCACTTGGCCGAGACGATCCCGATCCCTCGGCCGCAAACCCTGACCGGGATTCGTTACCTCGGCGTCTATGAAGTCGCCCGCGCCAAGGGGCAAAGCTACTTCACCCTGGTCTATGACCTGTCGCCCGGAACGAACTCCGGCCGCATCCTGTGGGTGAAGGAGGGTCGCGAGTCCGCCGTGCTGATCGAATGCCTTGACGCCCTGTCGCAGGAGTGTGCTGAAGGCATCCAGGCGGTGGCGCTGGACATGGGAGCGGCCTATATCGCCGCCGTGCGCGAGTCGCTGCCGGGCGCGGCGATCGTCTTCGATCGCTTCCACGTCATGCAGATGTTCAGCAAGGTGATCCGTGATTGCCGCCGGGCCGAGTTCAAGGCCGCCAAGACCCTGGGCGACCTGACCGGCCAGCAAACGATCAAGGGCAGCCTGTGGCTGCTGTTGTCGAATCGCACGACCCTCAAGGAAACCGACCAGGGACGACTGGATCAACTGCTGGCGCTGAATCAACCACTGGCCTCGCTCTACGCGCTCAAGGAGCAGTTGCAGCGCCTGTGGCAACCCAACTCCACGATCGCCGAGATGGCGCAGCGTCTCGATGACTGGTGCGGCATGGCCAAGGCCGCCAAGATCACCGGACTGGCTGCCTTCGTGAAGACCTTGCAGTCGCACCGCACCGGCATCTGCGCTTACGCCGATCATCCGATCACGACCTCGCGTCTGGAGGCCGGCAACGTCTCCATTGCGCTCTTGCGCCGCCGCGCCAGGGGCTTCCGCGACATGGAGTATTTCAAGCTCAAGATCTTCCAGCTCAACACTGAGGACACTTCGTCGTTCCTCTATACCAAAATGCCAAAGACACCATGTCAGACCCAGATTCCTACCGTAGGAAACCCGTGA
- the dapE gene encoding succinyl-diaminopimelate desuccinylase, giving the protein MSATLELAKNLIARRSVTPEDAGCLELIAARLEPLGFVCERMDSTGPTGRVANLWARRGQAKPLVVFAGHTDVVPPGPRDRWHSDPFQPAEREGHLYGRGAADMKTSIAAAITAVERLLAVGEPNGSLAFLLTSDEEGDATDGTVKVVETLKARNERIDFCIVGEPTSVHRLGDTIKNGRRGSLSGKLTVKGVQGHVAYPEKVKNPIHRAAPALAELAAAHWDIGNEFFPPTSFQISNIHAGTGATNVVPGICEVLFNFRFSTASSAQSLQERVHHILDRHGLEYEIIWTLGGKPFLTPPGRLVAALSHAIEAETGIAPELSTSGGTSDGRFIAEICQEVVEFGPVNATIHQIDECIAIADIDPLSRIYEAAFRELFS; this is encoded by the coding sequence ATGTCCGCCACGCTCGAACTCGCCAAGAACCTCATCGCACGCCGCTCGGTCACGCCGGAGGATGCCGGTTGCCTCGAGCTGATCGCCGCGCGCCTCGAACCCCTCGGCTTCGTCTGCGAGCGAATGGATAGCACCGGGCCGACGGGGCGCGTCGCCAACCTCTGGGCACGGCGTGGGCAAGCCAAACCGCTGGTGGTGTTCGCCGGCCATACCGACGTCGTCCCGCCCGGCCCACGCGATCGCTGGCATTCCGATCCGTTTCAGCCCGCCGAGCGGGAAGGCCATCTCTATGGCCGCGGCGCCGCCGACATGAAGACCTCGATCGCCGCGGCGATCACTGCGGTCGAGCGCCTGCTCGCCGTGGGCGAACCCAATGGCTCGCTCGCCTTCCTGCTCACCTCGGACGAAGAAGGCGACGCCACCGACGGCACGGTCAAGGTCGTCGAGACGCTGAAGGCCCGCAATGAGCGCATCGATTTCTGCATCGTCGGCGAGCCGACCTCGGTACATCGGCTGGGCGATACGATCAAGAACGGCCGGCGCGGCTCGCTTTCAGGCAAACTCACCGTCAAAGGCGTGCAAGGCCATGTCGCCTATCCGGAGAAGGTCAAGAACCCGATCCATCGCGCCGCCCCCGCGCTGGCGGAACTCGCCGCCGCGCACTGGGACATCGGCAACGAATTCTTCCCGCCGACCAGCTTCCAGATCTCGAACATCCATGCCGGCACCGGCGCCACCAACGTCGTGCCCGGGATTTGCGAGGTGTTGTTCAACTTTCGCTTTTCGACCGCCAGCAGCGCACAAAGCCTGCAAGAGCGCGTCCATCACATCCTCGACCGCCACGGCCTCGAATACGAGATCATTTGGACGCTCGGCGGCAAGCCATTCCTGACCCCGCCCGGCCGGCTGGTCGCGGCACTTTCCCACGCCATCGAAGCCGAGACCGGCATCGCGCCGGAACTGTCGACTTCCGGCGGCACCTCGGATGGTCGCTTCATCGCCGAGATCTGTCAGGAAGTGGTGGAGTTCGGGCCGGTGAATGCGACGATCCACCAGATCGACGAATGCATCGCGATCGCCGACATCGACCCGCTGTCACGCATCTATGAAGCCGCTTTCCGGGAATTGTTCTCCTGA
- a CDS encoding DUF2189 domain-containing protein, protein MTPHPFGFADIGRALAEGWVMTKATLAASLVYAGLFALIGALILGGLLLEGFTPFVIAAAGAFMLVGPALLAGFFGIARAHESGAKVGVGDTARGFAAAAPALWALALVCALLFMIFVTDAAILYSYMVGGTPVWLADLPPVAPGVANFLLWGAVSGFVIAFLLYCVSVFSVPLLAERRAGLVDAVVASVRAVFGNFIPAMAWAFLLSFLIIGSILFLPLLPFALPWLAYASRALYRRVFP, encoded by the coding sequence ATGACGCCCCACCCATTCGGCTTTGCGGACATCGGCCGGGCGCTCGCCGAAGGCTGGGTCATGACGAAAGCCACGCTGGCGGCCAGCCTCGTCTATGCTGGACTGTTCGCGCTGATCGGCGCACTCATCCTCGGCGGGTTGCTCCTCGAGGGTTTCACCCCCTTCGTGATCGCCGCGGCGGGCGCCTTCATGCTCGTCGGCCCGGCGCTCCTCGCCGGCTTCTTCGGCATCGCCCGCGCCCATGAATCGGGTGCAAAAGTCGGCGTTGGCGACACGGCACGGGGCTTCGCCGCCGCCGCACCGGCGCTGTGGGCGCTCGCGCTCGTCTGCGCGTTGCTATTCATGATCTTCGTCACCGACGCGGCGATCCTCTACAGTTACATGGTCGGCGGCACGCCGGTGTGGTTGGCCGATTTGCCGCCAGTCGCGCCGGGGGTGGCGAATTTCCTGCTCTGGGGCGCGGTCTCGGGCTTCGTGATCGCTTTCTTGCTCTATTGCGTCTCGGTCTTTTCGGTACCGCTCCTGGCCGAGCGCCGCGCCGGCCTCGTCGATGCCGTCGTCGCCAGCGTGCGCGCCGTCTTCGGCAATTTCATCCCAGCCATGGCCTGGGCCTTCCTGCTATCGTTTCTGATCATCGGCAGCATCCTGTTCCTGCCCCTGTTGCCGTTCGCCCTTCCCTGGCTGGCCTATGCCAGCCGAGCGCTTTATCGCCGTGTCTTTCCATGA
- the prmB gene encoding 50S ribosomal protein L3 N(5)-glutamine methyltransferase, with the protein MMESLLDDLITIRDWLRWGVSRFNEAKLYFGHGCDNAHDEAAWLILHALHLPPDRLDPYLDARLTRHERLAVLELLQQRIAKRLPAAYLTHEAWQAGLRFYVDERVLIPRSYFAELLVEGFAPWVEDPAAIASALDLCTGSGCLAILMAHAFPNAQIDATDLSADALEVARRNVADYHLEDRIRLVQGDLFAGLGKRKYDLIISNPPYVTAQAMRDLPPEYRHEPEIALAAGEDGLDIVRRILRNARRHLKANGLIAVEVGHNKEIVEAAFPKLPFTWLDTPSGEGKIFLLRREDL; encoded by the coding sequence ATGATGGAATCCCTGCTCGACGACCTGATCACCATCCGCGACTGGCTGCGCTGGGGTGTGAGCCGCTTCAACGAAGCGAAACTGTATTTCGGCCACGGCTGCGACAACGCGCACGACGAGGCCGCCTGGCTGATCCTGCATGCGCTGCATCTGCCGCCGGATCGGCTCGACCCGTATCTCGATGCGCGGCTGACCCGTCACGAGCGCCTCGCGGTGCTGGAACTCTTGCAGCAACGCATAGCAAAGCGCCTGCCGGCCGCCTATCTGACGCACGAGGCCTGGCAGGCGGGCTTGCGCTTCTATGTCGACGAGCGCGTGCTGATCCCACGTTCCTACTTCGCCGAGCTGCTGGTCGAAGGTTTCGCCCCCTGGGTCGAAGATCCGGCAGCGATCGCATCGGCGCTCGATCTGTGCACCGGCTCGGGGTGTCTGGCCATCCTGATGGCGCATGCCTTCCCAAACGCCCAGATCGACGCCACCGACCTCTCGGCCGATGCGCTGGAGGTCGCGCGCCGCAACGTCGCCGACTACCATCTCGAAGATCGCATCCGCCTCGTCCAGGGCGACCTGTTCGCGGGACTCGGCAAGCGCAAATACGATCTGATCATCAGCAACCCGCCCTATGTCACGGCGCAGGCGATGCGCGATCTGCCGCCCGAATATCGCCACGAGCCAGAAATCGCGCTCGCCGCCGGCGAGGACGGGCTCGACATCGTGCGCCGCATCCTGCGCAATGCCAGGCGGCATCTGAAAGCGAACGGCTTAATCGCCGTCGAGGTCGGCCACAACAAGGAGATCGTCGAGGCCGCCTTCCCTAAGCTGCCCTTCACTTGGCTCGATACCCCGAGCGGCGAAGGAAAGATCTTTCTCCTGCGCCGCGAGGATCTATGA
- a CDS encoding PilT/PilU family type 4a pilus ATPase, whose translation MSAMHKLFRLMAEKNASDIFVSVGAPINIKINGMAQPVNQQVMDSATVMMLLKEILTERQLAEFETTLELNTGYALEGVGNYRISVMRQKGTPAFVVRYIPAQIPRLETLNLPPVLAEIIMEKRGLVLMVGATGSGKTTSITAMLDYRNERMSGHILTLEDPIEFIFKNKKSIVNQREIGSDTRAFQVGLKNALRQAPDCIFIGEIRDKETMTQAIAYAQSGHLCLATLHANNSYHTMSRIISFYPLENRPALLADLAVTLKAIISQRLVKKPDGTRIPACEVMLNSRYIGELIEKGDLNAIKEAMEQSMSPGSQTFEQALHALYRAGTITLEEALANADSANNLHWLINNTELEKKTEEKPRVPLTEPGAVQTTTENGASFAEFTLRID comes from the coding sequence ATGAGCGCGATGCACAAGCTGTTCCGGCTGATGGCGGAAAAGAACGCCTCGGACATCTTCGTCTCGGTGGGCGCCCCGATCAACATCAAGATCAATGGCATGGCACAGCCGGTGAATCAGCAGGTGATGGACAGCGCTACGGTGATGATGCTGCTCAAGGAGATCCTCACCGAGCGCCAGCTCGCCGAGTTCGAGACCACGCTCGAGCTGAACACCGGCTATGCACTCGAAGGCGTTGGCAATTACCGCATCTCGGTGATGCGCCAGAAGGGCACGCCAGCCTTCGTCGTGCGCTACATCCCGGCGCAGATTCCACGTCTCGAAACGCTCAACCTGCCGCCGGTGCTGGCCGAGATCATCATGGAAAAGCGCGGCCTGGTGCTGATGGTCGGCGCCACCGGTTCCGGCAAGACGACCTCGATCACCGCGATGCTCGACTACCGCAACGAGCGCATGTCCGGCCACATCCTGACGCTCGAAGACCCGATCGAATTCATCTTCAAGAACAAGAAATCGATCGTCAACCAGCGTGAGATCGGTTCCGACACGCGCGCCTTCCAGGTCGGCCTGAAGAACGCCCTGCGCCAGGCGCCGGACTGCATCTTCATCGGTGAGATCCGCGACAAGGAAACCATGACGCAGGCGATCGCCTACGCGCAATCCGGCCATCTGTGCCTGGCCACGCTGCATGCCAACAACAGCTACCACACGATGAGCCGCATCATCAGCTTCTATCCGCTGGAGAACCGCCCGGCGCTGTTGGCCGACCTGGCGGTGACCCTGAAGGCGATCATCTCGCAGCGACTGGTCAAGAAGCCGGACGGCACACGCATCCCGGCTTGCGAGGTGATGCTCAACTCGCGTTACATCGGCGAACTGATCGAGAAGGGCGACCTCAACGCGATCAAGGAGGCGATGGAACAGAGCATGTCGCCCGGCTCGCAGACCTTCGAGCAGGCACTGCACGCCCTCTACCGCGCGGGCACCATCACGCTCGAAGAAGCGCTCGCCAACGCCGATTCGGCGAACAACCTGCACTGGCTGATCAACAACACCGAGCTGGAAAAGAAGACGGAAGAGAAACCGCGCGTGCCGCTCACCGAGCCGGGCGCGGTCCAGACGACGACGGAAAACGGCGCCAGCTTCGCCGAATTCACGTTGCGGATCGATTGA
- a CDS encoding methyltransferase codes for MRDVAQRFSAAADSYDAHSAAQRHAAQRLAEHLVRCRLPPRPRVLEIGCGTGHLTVLLAQQLPGAQILATDLAPPMVAACRRRLGNNPRLAFVAMDGSRPAVKGKFDLICGNLVAQWFDDLPAAFATLAALLAPSGVMLMSLPGEKTFCEWRAAHARHGLPPGTRKLPTRDDCLAALPPGENTLECEYWRDQYADGLAFLRSLRAIGADTPAAGHKPLAVGQLRRVLETLGVAPQLTYEFFLLIHQRK; via the coding sequence ATGCGTGATGTCGCGCAACGCTTTTCTGCCGCCGCAGACAGTTACGACGCCCATTCGGCGGCGCAGCGCCATGCCGCGCAGCGTCTTGCCGAGCATCTCGTGCGCTGCCGCTTGCCGCCGCGCCCGCGCGTGCTGGAGATCGGCTGCGGCACCGGGCATCTGACGGTGCTATTGGCGCAGCAATTGCCCGGCGCGCAGATCTTGGCCACCGACCTCGCGCCGCCGATGGTCGCGGCCTGTCGCAGGCGACTGGGCAACAACCCCCGCCTTGCCTTCGTCGCGATGGACGGCAGCCGACCCGCCGTGAAAGGAAAGTTCGATCTGATCTGCGGCAATCTGGTCGCGCAATGGTTCGACGATCTGCCCGCCGCCTTCGCGACGCTGGCCGCACTGCTGGCGCCTTCGGGTGTGATGTTGATGAGTTTGCCGGGCGAAAAGACCTTTTGCGAGTGGCGTGCGGCCCACGCCCGGCATGGTTTGCCCCCCGGCACGCGCAAACTGCCGACACGAGACGATTGCCTGGCGGCCCTGCCGCCGGGTGAAAACACGCTCGAGTGTGAATACTGGCGCGACCAGTATGCCGATGGGCTTGCCTTTCTGCGTAGCTTACGCGCGATCGGCGCCGATACGCCCGCCGCTGGTCACAAGCCACTCGCCGTCGGCCAGCTGCGGCGCGTGCTGGAAACACTGGGTGTTGCCCCCCAGCTGACCTATGAATTTTTCTTGCTGATCCATCAGAGGAAATAG
- a CDS encoding DUF2905 domain-containing protein, giving the protein MQKTLILLGLFIVAVGALWPWLSRLPFGRLPGDIHIEREHFDFYFPLTSSILLSLLLTLIFWWWRR; this is encoded by the coding sequence ATGCAAAAGACGCTGATCCTCCTCGGTCTCTTCATCGTTGCCGTCGGCGCGCTCTGGCCGTGGCTGTCGCGCCTGCCCTTCGGCCGTTTGCCCGGTGACATCCACATCGAGCGCGAGCATTTCGATTTTTATTTTCCGCTCACCTCATCGATTCTGCTTTCGCTGCTGCTGACGCTGATTTTCTGGTGGTGGCGCAGGTGA
- the queF gene encoding preQ(1) synthase, which produces MPSQPSKTLETFPNPAPQRDYRIHMEIPEFTCLCPKTGQPDFAVLTLDYVPDQLCIELKSLKLYIWSFRDEGHFHEAVTNRILDDLVQATKPRFMRLAARFFVRGGIFTNVVAEHRKKGWKPKPRIELDDFPAQSNTRG; this is translated from the coding sequence ATGCCTTCCCAGCCCTCGAAGACCCTCGAAACCTTCCCCAATCCGGCGCCGCAGCGCGATTACCGGATCCACATGGAGATTCCGGAATTCACCTGCCTGTGTCCAAAGACCGGCCAGCCGGATTTCGCGGTGCTGACCCTCGATTACGTGCCGGACCAGCTCTGCATCGAATTGAAGAGCCTCAAACTCTACATCTGGAGCTTCCGCGACGAGGGGCATTTCCATGAGGCGGTGACGAACCGCATCCTCGATGACCTCGTCCAGGCGACGAAGCCGCGCTTCATGCGGCTTGCCGCGCGCTTCTTTGTCCGTGGCGGCATCTTCACCAACGTCGTCGCCGAACATCGCAAGAAGGGCTGGAAACCAAAGCCGCGCATCGAACTCGACGATTTCCCGGCCCAGTCGAACACGCGCGGCTGA
- the dapC gene encoding succinyldiaminopimelate transaminase, giving the protein MNPNLDKLQPYPFEKLRALFAGSRPPADLPEIKLHIGEPQHPTPQLVKDALTANLAGLANYPATNGSEALRQAIAAWVGRRYGIPAPDPATQVLPVNGSREALFAFAQAVIAPRKHVQPVVISPNPFYQIYEGAAVLAGARPFYLNTLPDNDFRMDFSRVPEEIWQATQLVYVCSPGNPTGKVLPLEDWQTLFDLSDRYGFMIAADECYSELYFDEDEPPLGSLEAAKKLGRDGYENLVMFSSLSKRSNVPGLRSGFVAGDAAILKAFWLYRTYHGCAMSPPVQAASIAAWNDEAHVRDNRRRYAEKFAQATPLIARHLKTALPEAGFYLWADVSPTGLSDTEFTRRLYAQYNVSVLPGSFLAREAAGCNPGRNFVRIALVAAITECIAAAERIHAFCTSL; this is encoded by the coding sequence ATGAATCCGAACCTCGACAAGCTCCAGCCCTACCCGTTCGAAAAGCTGCGCGCCCTGTTTGCCGGCAGCCGCCCGCCTGCCGATCTCCCGGAAATCAAGCTGCATATCGGCGAGCCGCAACACCCGACGCCGCAGCTCGTCAAGGATGCGTTGACGGCGAATCTCGCTGGCCTCGCGAACTACCCGGCCACCAACGGTTCGGAGGCGCTGCGCCAGGCGATCGCTGCCTGGGTCGGTCGCCGCTACGGCATCCCGGCACCCGATCCCGCGACCCAGGTGCTACCGGTCAATGGCTCGCGCGAAGCGCTGTTCGCGTTCGCCCAAGCAGTCATCGCCCCGCGCAAGCACGTCCAGCCCGTGGTGATTTCACCCAACCCCTTCTACCAGATCTACGAAGGCGCAGCCGTTTTGGCCGGCGCGCGGCCGTTCTATCTCAACACCTTGCCGGACAACGATTTCCGCATGGATTTCTCGCGCGTGCCGGAAGAGATTTGGCAGGCGACCCAGCTCGTCTATGTCTGCTCGCCGGGCAACCCTACCGGCAAGGTGCTGCCGCTCGAGGATTGGCAGACGCTGTTCGATCTTTCCGACCGCTATGGTTTCATGATCGCCGCCGACGAATGCTATTCGGAGCTCTATTTCGACGAGGACGAGCCGCCGCTGGGCAGCCTGGAGGCGGCGAAAAAGCTCGGCCGCGACGGTTACGAGAATCTCGTGATGTTCTCGAGCCTATCGAAACGCTCGAACGTGCCGGGACTGCGCTCGGGCTTCGTCGCCGGCGATGCGGCGATCCTGAAAGCATTCTGGCTCTATCGCACTTATCACGGCTGCGCGATGAGCCCGCCGGTGCAGGCCGCGAGCATCGCCGCCTGGAACGACGAAGCGCACGTGCGCGACAACCGTCGCCGCTACGCCGAGAAATTCGCCCAGGCCACGCCGCTCATCGCGCGGCATCTGAAAACCGCGTTGCCCGAGGCGGGCTTCTATCTCTGGGCCGACGTCTCGCCCACTGGGCTTTCCGACACCGAATTCACCCGCCGGCTGTATGCCCAATATAATGTGAGCGTCCTGCCGGGCAGCTTTCTCGCGCGCGAGGCAGCGGGCTGCAACCCCGGCCGGAATTTCGTGCGCATCGCGCTGGTCGCCGCAATCACGGAATGCATCGCTGCGGCAGAACGCATCCATGCCTTCTGCACCTCACTCTGA
- the dapD gene encoding 2,3,4,5-tetrahydropyridine-2,6-dicarboxylate N-succinyltransferase encodes MSELQSLIEQYWEDRASLKPGAAPARLGEAVKTVLDELDRGTLRVAEKIDGQWVTYQWVKKAVLLSFRLEDNVVMESGCLRYFDKVPTKFARYDTHLFQKGGFRVVPGAVVRRGSYIAPSVVLMPSFVNIGAYVGEGTMVDTWATVGSCAQIGKNVHLSGGVGIGGVLEPLQANPTIIGDNCFIGARSEIVEGVIVEDDCVISMGVFIGQSTKIYDRATGEILYGRVPAGSVVVSGNLPSKDGSYSLYCAVIVKKVDAQTRSKTSINELLRD; translated from the coding sequence ATGTCCGAACTGCAAAGCCTGATCGAACAATATTGGGAAGACCGCGCCAGCCTCAAACCCGGCGCAGCGCCGGCGCGTCTCGGTGAAGCCGTCAAGACCGTGCTCGACGAGCTCGACCGCGGCACCTTGCGCGTCGCCGAGAAGATCGACGGCCAGTGGGTCACTTACCAATGGGTCAAGAAGGCGGTGCTGCTGTCTTTCCGCCTCGAAGACAACGTCGTCATGGAGAGCGGCTGCCTGCGCTACTTCGACAAGGTGCCGACCAAGTTCGCCCGTTACGATACGCATCTGTTCCAGAAGGGCGGCTTCCGCGTCGTGCCGGGCGCCGTGGTGCGCCGCGGTTCCTACATCGCCCCGTCGGTCGTGCTGATGCCCAGTTTCGTCAATATCGGCGCCTACGTCGGCGAAGGCACGATGGTCGATACCTGGGCCACGGTCGGTTCCTGCGCCCAAATCGGCAAGAACGTGCATCTGTCCGGCGGCGTCGGCATCGGCGGTGTCCTCGAACCCCTGCAAGCCAATCCGACGATCATCGGCGACAACTGCTTCATCGGCGCGCGCTCCGAAATCGTCGAGGGCGTCATCGTCGAGGACGACTGCGTGATCTCGATGGGCGTGTTCATCGGCCAGAGCACCAAGATCTATGATCGCGCCACTGGCGAGATTCTCTATGGCCGCGTGCCGGCCGGCTCGGTCGTGGTCAGCGGCAATCTGCCCAGCAAGGATGGCAGCTACAGTCTCTACTGCGCGGTGATCGTCAAGAAGGTCGATGCGCAAACGCGCTCCAAGACCAGCATCAACGAGCTGCTGCGCGACTGA